One Saccharopolyspora erythraea NRRL 2338 genomic region harbors:
- a CDS encoding manganese catalase family protein has translation MFYHVQRMINEIVPDEPDPGAANALQEGLGGQFGEMRTMMQYLFQSFNFRGAEAKPYRDLLHGIGTEEISHVELIATTIARLLDGSPRYQGNPTELDEPAAGGGTPLSNALSQGNIHHFLVGAQGAMPVDAVGNPWSGSYVYNSGNLVLDLLYNLMLESTGRLQKCRIYEMSSNRTLRSTVSYLIVRDQAHENAYAKALESLGVDWGRTLPIPKTRAERYPEVAALLEQGLENRQYTFSLDNLSEAGKLFRATSPSDGDKTLSTAQAPEGVPIEIADPRPEEFSPGLDPALLELVQATAEQELAEAEEPVRYGSTS, from the coding sequence ATGTTCTACCACGTGCAACGCATGATCAACGAAATCGTGCCGGACGAACCGGACCCGGGAGCGGCCAACGCGCTGCAGGAGGGACTGGGCGGCCAGTTCGGCGAGATGCGGACGATGATGCAGTACCTGTTCCAGAGCTTCAACTTCCGCGGGGCTGAGGCCAAACCGTACCGGGACCTGCTGCACGGCATCGGCACCGAGGAGATCAGCCACGTCGAGCTGATCGCCACCACGATCGCGCGCCTGCTCGACGGTTCGCCGCGCTACCAGGGCAATCCGACCGAGCTCGACGAACCCGCCGCCGGAGGCGGGACCCCCTTGTCCAACGCACTGTCGCAGGGCAACATCCACCACTTCCTCGTAGGCGCGCAGGGCGCGATGCCGGTGGACGCGGTCGGCAACCCCTGGTCCGGCTCCTACGTCTACAACAGCGGCAACCTGGTCCTGGACCTGCTGTACAACCTCATGCTCGAGTCGACCGGGCGGTTGCAGAAGTGCCGGATCTACGAGATGAGCTCGAACCGCACGCTGCGTTCCACCGTGTCCTATCTGATCGTGCGCGACCAGGCCCACGAGAACGCCTACGCCAAGGCGCTGGAGAGCCTCGGCGTCGACTGGGGCCGCACCCTGCCGATCCCCAAGACCCGCGCCGAACGCTACCCGGAAGTCGCGGCGCTGCTGGAACAGGGCCTGGAGAACAGGCAGTACACCTTCAGCCTCGACAACCTCTCCGAAGCCGGGAAGCTGTTCCGCGCGACATCGCCGTCCGACGGTGACAAGACGCTCAGCACCGCGCAGGCCCCCGAGGGGGTGCCGATCGAGATCGCCGATCCGCGTCCCGAGGAGTTCTCCCCGGGCCTCGACCCGGCGCTGCTCGAGCTCGTGCAGGCCACCGCCGAGCAGGAACTGGCCGAAGCCGAGGAGCCCGTGCGGTACGGATCGACTTCCTGA
- a CDS encoding SDR family oxidoreductase produces the protein MSVDQRGVAITGATGFLGIHLVAELMDRHRRLIVLARRDRASVLDTMERRLRLVGVPERVLRELPERLKVVRVELTRPRLGLIPATFQLLADRIDRIWHCAGDTTLDGDLSRLREVNVAGTRHVLDLAAAGERRPLVHHTSTIGVAGSRRYGLIPARVLDDDAGFECNYERSKYEAEALVQRWAADRGRPVVVHRPSVLITDRPHRAEMPLNPLTTIARLLHRHLTQLGLAGEVPEQLQPVVRVPADSTASVNLVQARHAAAVMARLGDHPPSAGVQVHHVVHQRDLLVPDLLAVLERMAPVRLRVVPAAPPDTSPLEAVLQAYPVVQRYMRHHRRFDSSSVRALLGERAAAAPIDADYLLAGLRSVFDAPARL, from the coding sequence GTGAGCGTGGACCAGCGAGGTGTGGCGATCACCGGTGCCACCGGCTTCCTCGGCATCCACCTGGTGGCCGAGCTGATGGACCGGCACCGCAGACTGATCGTGCTGGCGCGCCGCGACCGCGCGTCCGTGCTGGACACCATGGAGCGGCGGTTGCGCCTGGTCGGCGTGCCCGAGCGCGTGCTGCGGGAACTGCCGGAGCGGCTGAAGGTCGTGCGCGTCGAGCTGACCCGCCCCCGGCTCGGGCTGATCCCGGCGACGTTCCAGCTGCTGGCCGACCGGATCGACCGGATATGGCACTGCGCGGGCGACACCACCCTCGACGGCGACCTCTCGCGGCTGCGCGAGGTCAACGTCGCGGGCACCCGCCACGTGCTGGACCTGGCCGCCGCGGGTGAGCGGCGCCCGCTGGTGCACCACACCAGCACGATCGGGGTCGCCGGTTCGCGCCGCTACGGGCTGATCCCGGCGCGGGTGCTCGACGACGATGCCGGCTTCGAGTGCAACTACGAGCGGTCGAAGTACGAGGCGGAGGCGCTGGTCCAGCGCTGGGCGGCCGACCGGGGACGCCCGGTCGTCGTGCACCGGCCGAGCGTGCTGATCACCGACCGGCCACACCGCGCCGAGATGCCGCTGAACCCGCTCACCACGATCGCCAGGCTGCTGCACCGGCACCTCACCCAGCTCGGGCTCGCGGGCGAGGTGCCCGAGCAGCTCCAGCCGGTGGTGCGGGTGCCCGCCGACAGCACCGCTTCGGTCAACCTCGTGCAGGCCCGGCACGCGGCCGCGGTGATGGCCCGGCTCGGCGACCACCCGCCGTCGGCGGGCGTGCAGGTGCACCACGTCGTCCACCAGCGCGACCTGCTGGTGCCGGACCTGCTCGCGGTGCTGGAGCGGATGGCTCCGGTGCGCCTGCGGGTCGTGCCCGCCGCGCCACCGGACACCTCGCCGCTGGAGGCGGTTCTGCAGGCGTACCCGGTGGTGCAGCGCTACATGCGCCATCACCGCCGGTTCGACAGTTCCAGCGTGCGAGCCCTGCTGGGCGAGCGCGCCGCGGCGGCGCCGATCGACGCCGACTACCTGCTGGCCGGACTGCGTTCGGTGTTCGACGCACCGGCGAGGTTGTGA